The genomic window gttttacgttattaCATAATGGCGTCATCACGCAATgacaacgtcatttagcaacttttagcaacaaataGACCTGCCGCTAGCATCTTcccctgaaaattagttggcTACACTGCTGGCGATACTACAGTTTAACTGACGCCGAGCCCAGAAAGACAATTCCCATAGACATCCCAATGGAGAAGTCCATACTATTTTTTCCTAAAAACAGCCCCTCTGTTCATTGTGTTAGagaattatacactgctcaaaaaaataaagggaacacttaaacaacacaatgtaactccaagtcaatcacacttctgtgaaatcaaactgtccacttaggaagcaacactgattgacaataaatttcacatgctgttgtgctgttggtgcaatggaatagacaaaaggtggaaattataggcaattagtaagacaccccaaaaaagaatggttctgcaggtggtgaccacagaccacttctcagttcctatgcttcctggctgatgttttggtcacttttgaatgctggcggtgctttcactctagtggtagcatgagacggagtctacaacccacacaagtggctcaggtagtgcagctcatccaggatggcacatcaatgcgagctgtggcaaaaagtttgcagtgtctgtcagcgtagtgtccagagcatggaggcgctaccaggagacaggccagtacatacGGAGATGTGGAGGGAGCCGtagggagggcaacaacccagcagcaggaccgctacctccgcctttgtgcaaggaggtgcactgccagagccctgcaaaatgacctccagcaggccacaaatgtgcagtgtGCAGTCGTGTAGAACTGAAAGATTTGGATAAGTATGGTAGTACTGGAAACTAGGAGGCTTGGTGTGGCTAAGTATTTTTTcctccatagaaatagaattacaatCATTGAAATAAATTATAGAACGATAATCATCTAATCTGTTTTTTTCTGCGACTTATTTGGGCCAAAGGGTTAATAAAACTTTAGGATTGTGTCTAGGCTAGGGGGAACTGTGTGTAATGGGAAGGGATGCTGCACCTGCCATTATTGTCCCTCTGTTGAGGTGTTTGAGCGCTATGCGCCCTCTAGGGGCCGTTCTCCAGTGGTTCATGGTGACAGCGGTGAGTTTAAGTGTCTGGTTCAGTCTCAAATCCCTCAAAATATCtattcacattttttttgtcacatgctccgaacaACAGGTGTAgcacctcacagtgaaatgcttacttacaaagcccttaaccaacagatgcaaaaataggttaagaaagtatttactaaaataaactgaagttaaaattcaaaataattaaagagcaacaataaaataacagtagcgaggctatatacagggggtaccggtatggAATCAATCTGTGGGGGcacaggttaatcgaggtaattgaggtaatatgtatatgtaggtagagtacATCTCTGCTCCAGGACCTCCTGTCTGTTTCAAGCCCAGTCCAGCTCGCTCTTCCAGTGGGTAAAACACAGGGCCATCAGCCTCCTGGCTCTGCCAAGCTGGAAACTGGTACCACTGTGCCTACGTGCCAAGCTGTGCCAGGGCAGGGCGGACGTAGGCTTTCTAGCTCTTGAAAACCCAGCATGGGAGAAAGAGAAGTGAAAAGGTGAGAATGAATCTTAAATGTTTCACAGAATTACTTGTCCAATCCACTCAAAAgttatttttggaggaatgtcCCCWGTTAAAATATAGTAGATCTGGAGGTCTGTgttttaacattttagtcatttagtaaaCACTtacccagagcaacttacagtagtgattgCATACAAGTTCatattatgatttttttcatacttgggaatcgaacccactaccctggatTTGCAAGCACctcgctctaccaactgagctacatttAAATCAAGTAGCCAACTGAGACACATATTGGTATGCATGGCACACTGATTTATCATCATGGGGCAAATTATTAGTTACCTTTTCTCTTTATATACAGTtacagtctaacacacacacacaacctgtgcaacggtgtgtgtgtgtgtaaagccaAACTGGTCAGTGAGGACTGATGCGCTGTGACCAAAGATTTATATATACGCTTTAGTActaattttcacaagtatgtggtaaactttcacaactcttagtacaaaactcaaagcAGGTCATCAAAAGGCAGTTTTTTCCCAAACTTTAAGCACATTTTCTAATTtactaagtacaacacacaaaaccacacagtaactttttcaccaaacctaaacagtgtttcatctagaaataccttCCATATtaagtaattgcctttcacatTGCAATGCTCACAATACATTTCATGACTCTCTTCTCATTTGTTTAAATACAATTGACCATCATTTAATCCAAATGCGCTTAATGGTTAATCACTTAGCTTTTTGCTTaacctatagattttaaactGGTTTGCCTACTATATATGGATTTTGAGAACTACAGAAAGAAAATATGTTTGTAAAGTGTAACCCTACATAGTAACTGATCCTTATTGCTAATGGATTTCAGTTGTAACAACAATGGGTCACCATATAAAAGGATGTGTGTGATCACTTGCAATTTCTTTCAACATTGAGCAGATagacagcaagggagaggaagaaatcaaagagcttgtgggcatgggccccgtcaacgaggtgggcatgggccccgtgaAAGAGGTGGGCTTGGGCCCTATTCATACTTGGgatcgaacccactaccctggatTTGCAAGCACctcgctctaccaactgagctacatttAAATCAAGTAGCCAACTGAGACACATATTGGTATGCATGGCACACTGATTTATCATCATGGGGCAAATTATTAGTTACCTTTCTCTTATATATAGTtacagtctaacacacacacacaacctgtgcaacggtgtgtgtgtgttaaagccaAACTGGTCAGTGAGGACTGATGCGCTGTGACCAAAGATTTATATATACGCTTTAGTActaattttcacaagtatgtggtaaactttcacaactcttagtacaaaactcaaagcAGGTCATCAAAAGGCAGTTTTTTCCCAAACTTTAAGCACATTTTCTAATTtactaagtacaacacacaaaaccacacagtaactttttcaccaaacctaaacagtgtttcatctagaaataccttCCATATtaagtaattgcctttcacatTGCAATGCTCACCATACATTTCATGACTCTTTTCTCATTTGTTTAATACAATTGACCATCATTTAATCCAAATGCGCTTAATGGTTAATCACTTAGCTTTTTGCTTaacctatagattttaaactggtttgcctactatatatggattttgagaactacagaaaaaaaatatgtttgtaaaGTGTAACCCTACATAGTAACTGATCCTTATTGCTAATGGATTTCAGTTGTAACAACAATGGGTCACCATATAAAAGGATGTGTGTGATCACTTGCAATTTCTTTCAACATTGAGCAGATagacagcaagggagaggaagaaatcaaAGAGCTTGTGGGCATGGCCCCGTCAACGAGGTGGCATGGCCCCGTGAAAGAGGTGGGCCTTGGTNNNNNNNNNNNNNNNNNNNNNNNNNCGTCAACGCGCGGGCATAGGGCCGTGAAGAGGTGGAGCTTGGGCCCCGTCAAACGAGGTGCGGGGCATGGGCCCCCGTCAacagaggtgggcatgggccctgtCAACAGGTGGGCGTATGGGCCCCGTGAAAGAGGTGGGCTGGCCCCCGtgaagaggtgggcatgggcccccgTGGCCAAACGAGGTGCACTGGGCCCGTGAAAGAGGCTGGGCATGCGGCCCCGTCaacgaggtgggcatgggccccatgtAAAGAGCTGGGCATGGCCCCGTCAACGACGGTGGGCATGTGGCCCCGTGAAAGAGCTGGGCATGGGCCCCCTTCAACGAGTGTGGGCATGGGCCCCGCACAAGAGCTGGGCTTGGGCCCTGTCAAAGAGTGGGCATGAGCCCCTtgaaagaggtgggcatgggccctgtcaacgaggtgggcatgggccccgtaaAAGCTTCTGGGCATGGGCCCCGCTCAACGAGGTTCACGGCATGGCCCGTGAAAGCGGCTGGGCATGGCCCCGCTAAAGAGGTGGCATGGGCCCCGTGAAAGAGGTGGCGATGGGCCCCGTGAAAGGCTGGTGCATGGGCCCCGTGAAAGAGGGTGGCATGGGCCCCGTGAAGCGCTGGGCTTGGCCCCGTCAAAGAGGggacatcagagagagggagggagggagacggcaGGGAACTGTAAGTGTGTCTGATGAAGTCTGGGCCGTTGACCAGTGTGTAAACAGAGGCTTCCAGATTAGTTCACCCCTGAACATATCAACTGTCAATTAGATCAtgagaacacccccccccccaaaagggtATGTtttaccattacatttacagtaaatgaccatattgtaatgcatgtaaagtcacaaaacatgtacagtatgatctATTGATGGTATACTCTGTTCTACCCCTgtccgtctttcggatgggatgttaaacgggtgtcttgactctctggtggtcactaaagatcccatggcacttatcgtaagagtaggggtgtaacCCCGGTgtcttgactctctgtggtcactaaagatcccatggcacttactcgtaagagtagggtgttaacccccggtgtcttgactctctgtggtcactaaaagatcccatggcacttatcgtaagagtaggggtgttaacccggggtcttgactctctgtggtcactaaaagatcccatggcacttatcgtaagagtaggggtgttaaccccgtgtcttgactctctgtggtcactaaagatcccatggcacactatcgtaagagtagggtgttaaccccggtgtcctggctctcTGTGCGTCACtcaaagatcccatggcacttatcgtaagagtagggtgttaaccccggtgtcttgactctctgtggtcactaaagatcccatggcacttatcgtaagagtaggggtgttaaccccggtgcctggctctctgtggtcactaagatcccatggcacttatcgctaagaagtagggtgttaaccccggtgtcctcgACTCTCGGTGGTCACTAAAGAATGTCCCATCGGCACTGTACGTACACCGGACGATCACAAGGGTGTTTAAAACCGCCTAGGTGTCCGGTGGCTCTCTATGTGGTCACTAAAGCGggaggagcgggggggggggggaggggggggcggcgcgcggcgggggggggcggggcgtgggggggcggggggtggcggggggggcgggggggggggggggggggggggggggcggcggggggggtgggggggcggagggggggcggggggggggggggaggagaagagggggggggggggggggggcgggggggcggggggggggggggggggggtgggagggggggagggggggggggggtgggggggtgggggcggggcgcggggggggggggggcaggtggagggcgggggggggggggcggggagggggacgcgggcggggggggggcgggggggggggggggggggggcggggggggggggggggggcgggggaggggggggggaggggggcggggcggggggagcgggagggggggaggggcgcggggggcgggcggggggtggggggggggggagagtgcggcgggggggggaggggggtgggcgCGGGGGGAGGGTGCGGGGGGAGGAGCGGGAGCGGCGACGGCGGTcgggcgggggggcggggggggagggggggaacgggggtgaggtggggggggggggcggggggagtaGCGGGGGGGGCGCGCTGGGGGCGCGGTGAGAGTGAGGGGAGGGGGAGCCCGCGGGGTGGGGGGGGAGCGGGAAGGGCGGGTGAGAGGGGGGGGTGAGGTGCGGGcggcggggtgggggggggtgggggtgtgctCGGGGGCCGGCGGGCGGGCGGGGGGGCCAGGGGCGGCGGGGGGGCGGGGCCGGGGCTCGGGGGCTCGGGGGGGGGTCCGAGGGGCGGGGgagctgggggggaggggggggggggggtcgcggCGCCGGGGGCGGGGCAGGGGGGAGGGGGCGGCGcgcggggaggggggggaggggggcggggcagcgggggggcgggggggaccggaggggggaggggcggggggcggggggggggggagctgcgGGGGGGGGCGGTAGTGGgcgcggggtggggggggggtggtggcggggggaggggggggggcggcgggCGGGGGCGGGGGCGGGGTGCGGGCGGGCGGAGCGAGGGGGCGCGGCGGCGCGGGGGTCGAGGGCGCGCGGGGGGGAGGCGCGAGCGCAGGGCGGGaggtagggggggggggcggcgcgAGGGCGGCGGGGAGccagggcggggggggggctggggggcgggggggcgagGCGGCGCGCCGGGGGGGGgggcgaaggggggggggggggggggggcgggggtgtgtgggggtgtggtggtgggggaggggggggggggcgggaagTCGGGGCGGGGGGCGGGGGAGCGCGGGGGTGGTGAAGCagcgggggggaggggtggggagggcGCGGTGGTCGGGGCGGGGGCGGGGAGAGCGGGGGGCGAGCGGAGGCGCGCCGCGCATGGCGGGCGTGGCGAGCGCGGGGTGGCGGCGGGGGtggaggggtgtggggggggcGGCGGCGCTGGCCGGGCGTGCGGCGCGCGCCGGCGGCGGTCGATGCGGCGGGGGCGAGTCGGCATGGGCTGTAGACGGGgcgcgggggggaggggggggcggagAGGGCGGGGGAGCGGGGCGGGAGCGCGCGCGGCGGcggagggggggcggggggggcgggggtggggCGGGCGGGGGCGCGCCGGAGAGGGTGGGCGAGCGAGCGGAGAGGGCGGTGGGCGGAGCAGGCGGAGCGAGTGGGGGCGCCGGGGCTGAGGGCTGCGAGGCGCGGAGAGGTGGGGTAGAGGGCGCGGGCTACGGCTCGTGGAGCGGCGCGTCGAGACGCGGCTGCTGGGAGGGCGGGGGGTCGCGCGTtgcgagaggggggggggccgggggtggagggggagggggaggggggggggaggtggcGCGGGGGGGGGGATCCCATTGGCACTTTATTCgtagagtagggtgttaaccccggtgtcctggctaaattcccaatctgacccttcataccatcatggttcCCTAATCATACCCAgctttacaattggctcattcattccccctcctctcccctgtaactattccccaggttattgctgtaaatgagaatgtgtttctcCAGTCAACTTACcttggtaaaataacggtaaaatacaaaaataaaagaaTAGACAGAAGACCCATGGTGGTGTCTGTGGGCCGTGTGCAGACCAACCCGCAGGAGTGCCCAATGGTAGAAATGGTGAGGGCCTTCTACACCATCAAAAGGACATAAAATTAAACCAtactaattaggatctggctaaaaatacttgaatcagttattaaCCATTGCCTTTATGGTGtggggtctggggtccgctcaccaaccaagaattcacaaaatgggacaaatgcCAAAGTGAGACTGCATGTGGAATtctgcattaaaaaaaatattgtgtacaacgtaaaacacaaaattaatgcattcagagcagaattagtccgatacccgctaattatcaaaatccagaaaagagacgttaaattctacaaccacctaaaaggagagCAAcatccaaaccttccataaacaaaaaccatcccctacagagagatgcactggagaagagtccctaagcaagctggtcctggacaGCAAcacattagacccaaccaaatcatggagaaaacaaaaagataattacttgacacatttggAAAGAATTAAAAAGAAACTGAGCAAACtgagaatgctatttggccgtaCACAGTAGCAAGAATACACCGAGCATTgggactgacccaaaattaaaggAAAGCTGCTTTGAcattgtacagactcagtgagcatagccttgctattgagaaaggccgtcgtaggcagacatggctctcaagagaagacaggctatgtgcacactgcccacaacagagctggaaactgagctgcacttcctaacctcctgcccaaatgtatgaccatattagagacacatttccctcagatttacacagaccaacaaagaaattgagaaaaacaa from Salvelinus sp. IW2-2015 unplaced genomic scaffold, ASM291031v2 Un_scaffold2035, whole genome shotgun sequence includes these protein-coding regions:
- the LOC112072776 gene encoding LOW QUALITY PROTEIN: basic proline-rich protein-like (The sequence of the model RefSeq protein was modified relative to this genomic sequence to represent the inferred CDS: deleted 3 bases in 2 codons), producing the protein MMPSAPAPPLAPPAPPTALSARSPTLSGAPPPAPPPPPPPPLRRRARSRPAPPPSPPPPPPPPPPPPHPPPPPPPRARHARHARRASARPPLSPPPPRPPRPPHPSPPLLHHPRAPPPPAPTSRPPPPPPPPHPHTPPPPPPPPPSPPPPAPPRPPAPQPPPRPGSPPPSRRPPPLPPALRSRLPPARPRPPRRRAPSLRPPAPRPRPRPPPPPLPPPPPPPHPAPTTAPPRSSPPPRPPPLPPPVPPAPPLPRPPPPPPRAPPPPPCPAPGAATPPPPSPPAPPPLGPPPEPPSPGPAPPPPLAPPPARRPPSTPPPPPTPPPAPHPPLSPALPAPPPPPRPPRYSPRPPPPPHPRSPPPPPPPRPTAVAAPAPPPAPSPRAHPPPPPAALSPPPHPPPAPRAPPPLPLPPPRPPPPPLPRPPPPPPPPPPPPPAPPPPASPSPPPPPRPPPAPPPPAPRPHPPTPPPPPPLPPPPPPPPPPRPPPPPPSSPPPPPPPPLRPPTPPAAPPPPPPPPRPPRHPPPPHAPPPPAARRPPLPPPPAPPALVTT